One Papaver somniferum cultivar HN1 chromosome 10, ASM357369v1, whole genome shotgun sequence genomic window carries:
- the LOC113318586 gene encoding cysteine-rich receptor-like protein kinase 2 codes for MNSSLINQFIDCPAGKQERKSKPRKYIEKMARLFFALLFIISLLVETTLSKPRPETVEIRCETQLEHNTTIYVPNFIAAMANISDQIKTKGYGQAIVGTGPDGNYGYGQCYGDLSSLDCTLCYAEARTVLPQCYPYNGGRVFLDGCFMRAENYSFFDEFTGPNDKAVCGNSTQKGQNFQDLATKAVLDTTAAAIRDGGYAKAEVKGLSSRNESVHVLADCWKILNASSCKACLQEASALTVGCMPWSEGRALKTGCFMRYSDIDFLNKEQTTESLKVSPGVLVISILSSLAVVGVGVVVGMYIWRRRRIQRKRRGSDDTAKMVKSLVNSSLNFKYSTLEKATGSFDNANKLGQGGFGTVYKGVLGDGREIAVKRLLFNNKHRAADFYNEVNIISCVEHKNLVRLLGCSCSGPESLLVYEFLPNKSLDRFIFGNSQGMTLNWEKRFDIITGTAEGLVYLHENAKIRIIHRDIKCSNILLDSKLRAKIADFGLARSFQEDKSHISTAIVGTLGYMAPEYLAHGQLTEKADVYSFGVLLIEIITGRQNTRGKTSDYSDSLVTTVWKHFQLGRVEEIIDPKLTMHAYDNKKEIKEGILRVVQVALLCSQEVPSLRPSMSAILHMLLQKDELLPLPTNPPFMDEKTMELNDISEDQRYRFNANSSHSVATASDGSLLYAR; via the exons ATGAACTCATCCTTGATTAATCAGTTTATCGATTGCCCAGCAGGTA AACAGGAAAGGAAGTCGAAACCCAGGAAGTATATTGAAAAGATGGCACGGTTGTTTTTTGCTTTGCTATTTATAATATCTCTATTAGTAGAAACTACATTAAGTAAACCGAGACCAGAAACAGTCGAAATCAGATGCGAGACACAACTAGAACATAACACTACCATATATGTCCCCAACTTCATTGCTGCAATGGCGAATATCAGTgatcaaatcaaaacaaaaggcTACGGACAAGCTATTGTTGGCACAGGACCTGATGGTAACTATGGATATGGTCAATGTTATGGTGACTTATCATCGCTTGATTGTACGCTATGCTATGCAGAAGCACGTACTGTTCTCCCACAGTGTTACCCATATAACGGAGGAAGGGTCTTCCTTGACGGCTGCTTTATGCGGGCAGAAAATTATAGTTTCTTTGACGAATTTACGGGTCCTAATGATAAGGCTGTTTGTGGGAATTCTACTCAAAAGGGACAAAATTTCCAGGATTTGGCGACGAAGGCTGTGCTTGATACTACTGCTGCTGCAATACGAGATGGTGGTTATGCAAAGGCTGAAGTGAAAGGATTGTCTTCAAGAAATGAGTCAGTTCATGTTCTTGCGGATTGCTGGAAAATTCTTAATGCTAGCTCATGCAAAGCATGTCTGCAGGAAGCATCAGCCTTAACGGTGGGATGTATGCCTTGGTCAGAAGGACGAGCACTTAAGACGGGATGCTTTATGAGGTATTCAGACATAGATTTCCTTAACAAGGAACAAACAACTGAAAGCTTGAAAG TAAGCCCAGGAGTGTTGGTGATCTCGATTTTGAGTTCGTTGGCTGTTGTGGGGGTAGGGGTAGTCGTCGGAATGTACatttggaggagaagaagaatacaAAGGAAACGACGAG GTTCAGATGATACCGCTAAAATGGTGAAAAGTCTTGTGAACAGTAGCCTGAATTTCAAGTACTCTACCCTTGAGAAGGCTACTGGCTCTTTCGACAATGCCAACAAACTTGGGCAGGGAGGATTTGGTACTGTTTACAAG GGAGTTCTGGGTGATGGAAGAGAGATAGCAGTGAAGAGACTTCTCTTTAACAATAAACACAGAGCAGCAGATTTCTACAACGAAGTTAACATTATTAGTTGTGTAGAACATAAGAATCTTGTGAGATTGTTGGGTTGCAGCTGTTCAGGACCAGAAAGCCTTCTTGTCTATGAATTCCTCCCAAACAAGAGTCTTGATCGTTTTATCTTCGGTA ATTCTCA AGGAATGACACTGAACTGGGAAAAGAGATTTGACATAATAACTGGGACAGCAGAAGGATTGGTATACCTTCATGAGAATGCAAAGATTAGGATCATACACAGAGATATAAAATGCAGCAACATCTTGTTGGATTCGAAGCTCCGAGCTAAAATTGCTGATTTTGGATTAGCAAGATCTTTCCAAGAAGATAAAAGCCACATAAGTACTGCCATCGTAGGAACCCT TGGGTATATGGCACCAGAGTACCTAGCGCATGGGCAGTTAACAGAAAAGGCAGATGTGTATAGCTTTGGGGTGCTCTTGATAGAGATTATTACTGGAAGGCAGAATACCAGAGGCAAAACTTCCGACTACTCTGACAGCCTCGTTACAACT GTTTGGAAGCATTTCCAGCTGGGAAGAGTGGAGGAAATAATAGATCCAAAATTGACAATGCACGCCtatgataacaaaaaagaaatcaaagaggGTATATTGAGGGTCGTGCAAGTGGCACTTTTGTGCTCACAAGAAGTACCTTCGTTGCGACCGTCAATGTCAGCAATCCTACATATGCTTTTACAAAAAGATGAGCTGCTTCCGTTACCTACAAATCCACCTTTTATGGATGAGAAAACGATGGAGCTGAATGATATTAGTGAAGATCAGCGCTATCGATTCAATGCCAACTCCTCTCATTCAGTTGCGACTGCCTCTGATGGATCCCTATTATATGCAAGATAA